Genomic DNA from Macadamia integrifolia cultivar HAES 741 chromosome 6, SCU_Mint_v3, whole genome shotgun sequence:
CTGTGCCATATGCATGGGTTGGTTACAGTGGGACACAATGTCCAGGGATTTGTGCATATCCATTTGCATGGCCTAACCATTCAGGCACCTACCAAGGTCCCAACAACATCATGGGAGCTCCAAATGGGGATGTTGGTGTCGATGGAATGATCAGTGTAATCGCACACGAGCTGGCTGAAGTGTCAAGTAACCCACTTGTGAATGCGTGGTATGCCGGTAATGATCCGACTTCACCCACTGAGATAGCTGACTTGTGTGTTGGTGTGTATGGGtctggaggaggtggtggttaTCCTGGGGAGGTGTATAGAGACTCCTGGGGTAAGGGCTTCAATGTGAATGGGATAAATGGAAGGAGGTTCTTAGTGCAATGGGTATGGAATCCAATCAGTAGTAGATGCTTTGGACCCAATGCCATGGACTAGAAGTTACTTCTTGACCTGATCAGTAGCTTCGAAATATGTAAAATCCCATCTTTAGCTTCAGAAATCTCAGAAAAAGATCGATCAGTATCATGAGTCCAAGGACCTAGCTGCTTTTGGGTATTATTCTGTCAAAAAAGGTGAGCTCCTCATAAGTTCATAAATTATGCTGTAAATTAAGAAAGAATCAATGCCATGCCTCTTCTAGCTAGTCCAGTCTAGTCTTACTTTTTAAGGATGTTAGTCTATAAATTCCAATTTTAACGATGATGATGCATGATGTTTGCATGTCTGTTAGAAGGATGTACATTTGAACTAGATTGTGCAAATGCATTCACTTCGGATATatagaataataataatctatGCTATGCTTCATCTTTTAAACTCAAGATCAATCAATTTTTGATCATATACATCCAGATTGCTGTACCTCGTGACTAGGCAGTTAGTTCTTGATGCCCTGAACGAACTGTTTGAATGATATCTAAAGTTCGGATCAAGGAAAGTCCActgctgtgtttggtatgcattcccgTTATAGATTCTAGTACGCATTATGAAATCTgattcttctctgttttcttgcTTCAAAAATCCATTCCAGACCCAAAATATATTCTGAGAAAACATACCAAACACACCCCTAGTGTTTTTCATCTAACATTACAAAAACCAATAACCAATACTATGTAAAACCTAAAGCCACACTATGACCGCACATAATGCTTACCTGAATACAGTTCAGACATTTCTACCAAAAAGGAAAACAGTTCAGGCATGGGCAGCTAACCTTTCCAATGGGTGGGGGGAGATCTTGGGATGCACGCAAGAATGTGAACCCCACCCCCTTAAAATGTGTTAATTTACCCTGATTTTTAGTTCGGTAATAATTTACTTCGGAGCAATCCCCAACTAAGAAACGCCACACCAATTGCAAATATGAGTCTGGAACACAATGTGAACAGTTACAAAGCTGAATTCTGGTTGTGGTCATTTTGTAGTTATAACTTTCATGTCCATCATGTATTTCTTAATCCTAGTGCACACTAGATGGGTACCCTTTCAGCACTACCATCAATGAAATAAAGCGTCAGCCTTGCCTGACCACGTTGCACAAGAACCTGGGGCTATCATATCCATCACAAATAATCCAATGGCTTGACTGGCTGCTGCTGGTTGATTGAAATAACTATTTATCCTTCAGACAAGCCACAGAATTTTaacccccaccacccccaccctcNNNNNNNNNNNNNNNNNNNNaaaaaaaacagagaattaaGAACTTATTCCTGCATCTTGAGCAAAGTAGCATAAGCAAGAAATTCAGATTAGGTGGCCATATACCCTTGAACACCAACTTCATAGCAGATATTAAAGTGATTAATGGGGCAAACCACACTGGCTGGCGTAATAAGCATCATCCTATTTTTCTGCAATTTAgttggcaacaatcacatctgCTTATCGTGGAGTTACTGAAACTTCAAAACTAGATGGTCAGAGTTTAAAGTATGTCCAATAAACTAAAGCAGCAATGTATATTGCATGCATAGTCCAGCAGTCAAAGCTATATATAATCTCTTCTCGTGAAAAAGGGAAAGACCAAGAGAGCTCAATAAGTAGCAACCATGGATCAAGGTATCTGCAATACAATCGGTATCAGGTACAGCAATACTGACACATATTGGAAGTATTATCCAAAAAGTGAGTCATATGGCCACAGATACCGACACCAATAACCTTGGTTGCAAAGTGATTACCATTCACAAAGTAGGTGGATATCGAGCTTCACCCAGTTTGATGGATATAGCAGCATTACTCCAACCTGATGGCTGACAAACATTACCACTACAGCCATGGATCTTGAGTAGGATTCCCATTACTATGATGATAGAATCAGTAATGAACGTAGTCACCCTTAAGGACATGGTGAAATAACGTATGATGCAAACTGGATCCAACTAATCATAGATCAATTATTGGCAACTTGGCTAGTGCCGGTAGCTCATCCAAGATGCTGAATGATGCTTGATCACCAGCCTCTGAAAATGTTGTAACCTCCAGCTTCACGACTATACCCGAAGCCATTGCAGATGGCCGGAACTTGCTTCAAGTGCTGCCATATGACCTGTCAAGGACCACCAAAGGCTGCCACCTTGGAACCTCAGCAACTTGCTTCATCTTTTGTTTTGCTTcttgagaaaatgaagaaaacctAGCTTGCACGCTCACGCatacacccacccacccacacacAGACAGACAGACAGGAACCAAAGACTGCTTTATAATTCCGTTAAAATAGCAAGAAGTAAAATGACATCAGCTATATTAACAGAGTGGCAGTAACTACCTCATGCATAAAATGGTTAACCGTGGATTCAATACATGAAGTTAAAACAAACTCATCTCAAACCATATGTGCAAGGAGAGTGCAACTAACGAGCTTGTTATTATCACTATGCTGCATTGTCTTGATATATGCAGGCACTCTCCTGTAATATTACATGCGAGTACTTGTATTACTAAATTCTTCCATTTAACACGCAGTACATGCAAAATACCCAGGCCCTCATCAAAAGTTACAGCCCTAGGTGCTAAACCATCTGATATAGGTAGGCAACTTCTCCTCTGGTTCTCACACTTGAACCGCAACAAGAACTAAAGAGTCTGAATCAGTGTGACAAACCAGGAGCATATTAAAAGATATATTGATCTTATACTGTATTGCTATCTCATTGCTGTTACATGTCAACTCAAGCCTTCCAAACCAGCATATAAACAAAATGCACAGAAAACTCAGTGCATTCCTGTAGATGTATCGATCTGACTATAGGGGGGGTTAGTGGAAAACTCTGGTTTGTTTTATTCAACCTCACCATCTGGACAAACATCAACAAGCTCTTTTTTATATACTTGTTTCCGCTTGGAACCACTGCTTCTTTCTGCTGCATCATTGTCAAACTCAGAACTAACTCCACAGACGGCATTTTGCATTCCAACAGTCAGAGGCAGtcctttttcaattattttgtcACCGTCACTCTTGATTAACAGCTCCCCTCTTCCAGCCTTTCCATTGTCTTCACACATTCCTTGAGATGATCCATCACATTTGGGGCAGCTGCAACTATTACCAAAAATCTCCCTGCATAACATTTCTACCTTGGAATCCTTGATCCTTGAGCAGTCTTCATAACCACTGTTGCCCTCAAAACTAACTGGACAACCTGCATTTTGGATGCTATCAGTCTCAGATGAATCCTTCTGGCTGACTTTACCACCACCAATTCTACCTGATAAATCAGaactttttgatttttcttcgCTTTCACTACCTTTATTTCCATTACAATGAAGTGTTTCTTGGGATGAAAGTTGCAAAATGGGGCTGAAGGTTGGCCTCACCAGTTTTCTCCTCTTGTGTTTTTCACCCTCAATACAACTGCTTGCTTTGGTTTTGCTCGGTAAGTTTCGCACTTCACTCCGGCGCTTAAAGTTAATGACTGGGGTATCTTGAGCCACTTCCTCACTGCTCCACCCATCcccttcattgggaaaggcagCATCAACAATCATCTCAGTCTGTGTTGTATTCTCAAAGTTTTCATCATCACCTTGTCTTGCAATAAATGGTTTAGGTTTCCATATGGTTTTCCTTGGGCTGTTGTAACCATGGCGTAATACTTTAAGTTCCTCTGATGTCATATCCACAATGTACCCATAATTGCCACTTAATTGTCCAGTACCTGGTTTGGCTGCACACAACCGTGAAAACACGCTGGATCTCTTCTCCTGATTATCAGAATGCAGACCCATGGAAATTCGGCCCTTGTTGCCAAAACTTTGGTCACTTTTTTCATAATAGTCATAGTTTTGAGATTCTAAATCATATCCATCCTTTGGCTGATGGGATTGATCTGAAAAAGGTGCAGAGGCCATAGAACCTTCATAACGCCGATATCGAGATGCTTCATAGACATAATCTGGTTGTGACGCAGCAGGAAGACCATAGTCGGATACATAGGGGGAACTCTTATCTGGAATGAAAGCAAAGTGTGAAGACTTCGTTGTTGTTCTTCCATGATCTCCATTCCTCATGAAAGGCAGAGGGTTGTCTGGGTAGGATAAGCCTTCATAATGTTCAAGATTTGTCACGCCTATTGTCTTGTTCTGCAAATACCCAGCCCCAGAGGAAGGAGTGCCAGAGCTGGAAAGCTCATAATGGTCTGGGGAAATTGACAACGGAATGAAATCCCCAAGCTTGGTGGAGCCGTCCAGATTATGGCATCTACTCTGAGACAATTTGAAGTTTTTGCGCTCAGCATGGGAATAAGCTAATTGACCTTCAGATGAAGGGTGGATTCTGTCGCCtaaattcaaagaagaacctTGCCCAAAAGACAATGATCGCCTATACTGAACACTAGGAGATTCAGAATGACGAAAATCAACACCAGGAGTACCGACAGGTTGGCTGCTTGGCATAATTGCATCTCCATGAGATTTTGAAGCAAACATATTTGATACTAATGGTTCCTCCAATCGATTTCCAGTTGACAGCCTACGATAACCTTTGAGTAAAGAGTCATTTTTGTCTAATGGGAATTTGTCGGAATAGCCTGATGAATCTAGGTTAAGCCTACGAAAACCATGGTTCCCACTTGGGTCAAATGGCTCAATGCTACTGTCTAGCATAAgattattttcttctctaggCATAGGCAAACCACGGTTCCTAGTCACATCATATGGCTCAATGCCACTGCCCATGTTAAgattattttcttctctatagGTTTTCAAAAATCTGGAATCCCAATTGGATATCTTAAAATGTTTACTGACTTTAGTTCTTGTAACTAGAATTGGAGTTCGCAAGTCTTTCACAATTCTTGATTCAAACAGCCATAGAAGCCTGTCAACCTATAAGTtcaggaaaagagaaaggaaaaaagaaaaaaagaaaaaaagaaaaaacaccaaATTAGCTGCTACTTGCTATTCCATTGACAGCTGCACTAATGACAtttaaaggaaagagaataCCTGATCTTCAGAAAGACCAAAGTTGAATTTATATGTACTGAAGTAGTTCTCCTTAATAGCATCACGGAAATCATATTCTTTAAGCGGATCGCACAACCAGATTGTTCTGAAACAAATCTGAGCAAAAAATAACTCAGAGACATTAACTTACTGGAAGATAAAAATTGCAAGAAACAATTTCAACAATTTCTGTAAGTTATAGAGTCCGAAATTGCTGAAGGAAAGGCTtcgaggaggagaagaaacacAAACACAGCAATAAATTTAGGCACAATACCTGTGCAGGGAATTGTTTGCCTATTGACTGGAATGCATCTGGCGCAATATTCATCGCACCATTAGAAGATGCCTGAAATACTCCATATAATTCCCTTTTCTCGTAttcaaaaagaaacaagaacatTCCATCTCTCACTTTCTTCACAAAGTTAGATTGATGAGATGGAAGCCCAAATACTTTGTTTCTAAAACATTCTTTCTTTGTAGAACAGTTGGACATGAAGATTGCACCAAAATCAGGAACATTTCCTGAAACAGTGTGCTGCTCCGCATGAAACTCCATGGATCTCCTTGCAGACAAGCTaccaaattcaataaaataatgattcCCAAGACAGAAGCAGAGTTCTAAAGTAAAGAAATGGAAGCAAAACagaacttttcttttttagttttctGAGAATTTAACACTTTTAAGTAGAGTGACTTCGCAAACCCTTTGGTTATACAAGTTAGCTATTTCAATAAATCCTGAATTCCAATATAACAATAGATTTCTATATGCATGGAACAGAGAAATAGAACATATGAAAGCAAAATGAAAGATCTGATGGACAAAAAAGCACATCATAGAACACTAAGACATCGGTACTGTTGGGATATAAATTAGAGATGCTCTGTTGTTTTGATGCATAAAAAATCCATTGATGAATCACCCAACTGGCAACCAAAATCTAGCACATTTCGGTGgggccttttttcttttccttggtaTGTTCCTCTTCTTTGTGTCTTCACTCACTAGCACATCAGAAATAGCGAGGAAAGACAACCATCCAAACCAACTAGATCAGCAGAAGTGGAAAAAGTGAAATCTTCAATTCCCCACAAGACACAGAAAACCCCAGTGCCACGGTAACAATGAAACCCACAACCCCATACACCACCAGGAAAATTTTCCAACAATGCGAAGTGAAAGCCATGTGAACTTAACATCTGTACAATCTAACAGCCTAATGCCAGTTCTGTTACCAGATCAACAGTCAAGTGCTACATATTAACCCTTGATTATACTTTACACGACAAGAAAGTAATGACGAACGGGAAGGATACAATAAAAGCAAAGCTCCAATTAAGCTTTAAAGCGAAAACCTCTAAACGCAAATGGATCTAGAACAGAATCATCAAATTCGACATGAAGAACGCAAAATAAAGTCTGGATCTATGATAGAATCATCACAGTCGACATAAAGGACGCAACCTAAAGTCCGCATAAATGAGATTATCCAATATTCAATCAATAAAtgtctattaaaaaaaaaaaaaaccctaaaatcgatAAGCATGAAACAAGAGTATACAATCGAACATTTTAATCTATTATTCTATGCAGAAATCATTTCAGATGAacgggaaaaggaaaaaaaaaaagaggtacaAACAGATTACAAAAAATCATGAAAGATAATCTGATAAATCTATCAACCACTAAGCAGagattaagaagaaagaagacagaaaaacaagaggaaaaagagaagaaaaacgaagaagaagaagaaaaaaaggacgAATAAAACTACCGCCAAAAGATGAGGCGCTGCTTGAGGAAACAGTTGAGAGCCGATCGTTACGAATAGAGATTTCGATTTCTCCGGCAAcggaaaatgaaaatgaaatcaaaactcGCTCAACCACTGGTAACAGAAGCAGAGACTGAAAAATTCGATAGAAAGTGAGAAAATCGAGAGGAAGTATTTAGCTTTGGGTTTTAATACTCTGCTAGTGTAAGGCAGGCAGGGGCCAAGGGGCGGTTGGGTCACTTGGGTGGGTGCTACTGCTCCTAGCTTCATAGTGGATGCGATGACGTGTCGTGGGACGAGTCTGGGAATCGGAATTCGATACGGTTTCGTCTTGTTTGTGGAGATGATGGAAGGTGTGGGTTTTTAATTACGAAACTACCCTTCCGTACTTATCACGATCCGTTCTTATCACAGGAAAAGGGTatggtggaagaagaagaattccaCGATCGATCCCACATTCCCACTATAActcgaaaaaaaaagaaaaaaaaagaccacgTGAACATGGAACGTGGCGTTGGATGAACAGTGAAAGTAAGGTATATGGGGTGGGTGAGGGTCACACGTTATCAACCCTGATTGGGTACTATTGGATTGCGGCACGATATCGCAACGAACTTGGGAGAAGTGTTGTCGGCGAGCAAAGTGATTTGTTAGCGTTTTTTCAGGCAGAGGGTTACCGACGCTGCTGCCATTTATTTAAATACAAAACCTTTTTCTCCTCACGATTTTAGGTGGTTGTCTGAGTGTCacgaaaagaaaaaggaagcttTCCGAAAATGTTCTCCGTTTAACACGTATTGGACAGATGGACGATTGGGCTGACCCATGTGGTCATCTGTGTCTCATAGAGAGATTTGGCATGCTGGTCAGGTTTGGCCCAGTCCATTACACCACAAAGTTTTGTTTTGGTCCAAGCTCCAGAGCATCTGATCTTATTTTTAAGCCATGTCTGCAACTGAATAAGGTCCATTGACCTGTTCGGCTCTGTTCCAACTTCTCAAATGGGCGCCTAAGTGCCTAACCCACAACTTTTATTGCAGTTGGGTGGGCTTCTTAAACATTGTAGTCATTTATAGAAAGAAGAGTACTTATAACCAACGATTctgagagaatctcttcaccgtGAGTGAAGGATCACTTGACGCCAATCTGTAATTAGTTTTTAAAGGGCCCACTCTTTCTTTCtgtttataaataggtgttAACTCAACAATTCATCGAGCAATTGTTGTTAATAaattaagggagaaagaacactatTAGTCAGGTGTTGTCTCTGCTTAGACATAGGCGATTGTGAAAAAATCACGCATTAAAAATGCTCCTACCAACTGTTCCACTAGCCTTTCAAGCTAGTGTTGCTTATATCAATTGTCAGGGTTCTTTCTTCTATAATTTAGATAGAAAATGTTGGCATGTGTCTTTtcatactttttcttttctttgattctcaCTCTTTTACTATGCCTAGGGAGGACAAATTTTGACTGCTGCCCAAGTTGCACCAACCCCTATGgcagtcaaagaaatagaatctaaaaaggtattttgaaaaatactataacctaTGAGGgcatttgtgaaccctaggggggaagtgaattattccatttctttggcggCAACTCGAGTAGCAGCCAAAATTTTTCCACCTAGTGAAATATAGTATTTCACTATTTGTCACTTAATTAGTAATATAAAGATTAGTCCAATGTAATACATGCCAGACAAACGTCCCATTGGACCCCACATCTCATCATGTGAGACTTTGCACTCAGACTTCCTATGCTTCCATGTCAATTTTctgagtccacatcctctgcaatgagcggtgaggagggatGAACATCGAATGACTGAGAGCATCTGAACACATGCCCCAAGGGGTTTCTAGCCACCCGATGCTCATTGCATTGCATGATTATATATATGTgaggttctaccaaa
This window encodes:
- the LOC122081920 gene encoding uncharacterized protein LOC122081920, with product MEFHAEQHTVSGNVPDFGAIFMSNCSTKKECFRNKVFGLPSHQSNFVKKVRDGMFLFLFEYEKRELYGVFQASSNGAMNIAPDAFQSIGKQFPAQICFRTIWLCDPLKEYDFRDAIKENYFSTYKFNFGLSEDQVDRLLWLFESRIVKDLRTPILVTRTKVSKHFKISNWDSRFLKTYREENNLNMGSGIEPYDVTRNRGLPMPREENNLMLDSSIEPFDPSGNHGFRRLNLDSSGYSDKFPLDKNDSLLKGYRRLSTGNRLEEPLVSNMFASKSHGDAIMPSSQPVGTPGVDFRHSESPSVQYRRSLSFGQGSSLNLGDRIHPSSEGQLAYSHAERKNFKLSQSRCHNLDGSTKLGDFIPLSISPDHYELSSSGTPSSGAGYLQNKTIGVTNLEHYEGLSYPDNPLPFMRNGDHGRTTTKSSHFAFIPDKSSPYVSDYGLPAASQPDYVYEASRYRRYEGSMASAPFSDQSHQPKDGYDLESQNYDYYEKSDQSFGNKGRISMGLHSDNQEKRSSVFSRLCAAKPGTGQLSGNYGYIVDMTSEELKVLRHGYNSPRKTIWKPKPFIARQGDDENFENTTQTEMIVDAAFPNEGDGWSSEEVAQDTPVINFKRRSEVRNLPSKTKASSCIEGEKHKRRKLVRPTFSPILQLSSQETLHCNGNKGSESEEKSKSSDLSGRIGGGKVSQKDSSETDSIQNAGCPVSFEGNSGYEDCSRIKDSKVEMLCREIFGNSCSCPKCDGSSQGMCEDNGKAGRGELLIKSDGDKIIEKGLPLTVGMQNAVCGVSSEFDNDAAERSSGSKRKQVYKKELVDVCPDGEVE